One Deltaproteobacteria bacterium CG2_30_66_27 DNA segment encodes these proteins:
- the secA gene encoding preprotein translocase subunit SecA (functions in protein export; can interact with acidic membrane phospholipids and the SecYEG protein complex; binds to preproteins; binds to ATP and undergoes a conformational change to promote membrane insertion of SecA/bound preprotein; ATP hydrolysis appears to drive release of the preprotein from SecA and deinsertion of SecA from the membrane; additional proteins SecD/F/YajC aid SecA recycling; exists in an equilibrium between monomers and dimers; may possibly form higher order oligomers; proteins in this cluster correspond SecA1; SecA2 is not essential and seems to play a role in secretion of a subset of proteins) yields the protein MFGNFLKKMFGTQNERIIDRIRPIVDRVNALESSVSPLSDDRLAAKIAEFRQRAENGEPLDDLLPETFAVVREAGKRFLQMRHFDVQLMGGVILHEGRIAEMRTGEGKTLVATLPFVLNALTGRGVHLVTVNDYLARRDADWMGKLYRALGMSVGVIVHGMDDTERQAAYRCDITYGTNNEYGFDYLRDNMKFRIEDMVQRDLHYAIVDEVDSILIDEARTPLIISGPAEESTSFYTRVNTVIPFLKKDADYTVDEKARQVLLTEDAGIPKLERLLSVDNLYDQDNIEILHHVNQALKAHILFHRDVDYMVKDGEVVIVDEFTGRLMPGRRWSDGLHQAVEAKEGVKIENENQTLATITFQNYFRMFDKLAGMTGTADTEAAEFQQIYNLAVTIVPTNQPMVRQDLSDQIYRTEREKFQAVLEEVKELHAQGRPVLVGTVSIEKSERLSGLLTRNGVPHNVLNAKHHEQEAAIIAEAGHAGRVTIATNMAGRGVDIKLGEGVVGKGGLHIIGTERHESRRVDNQLRGRAGRQGDPGSSRFYLSLEDDLLRIFGSDRIAPIMEKLGMEEGEPIEHPLINRAVENAQKKVEAHNFDIRKQLLEYDDVMNLQRKVIYDMRRDVLGSEDLREMVLDFAGEVAEDLAGRFSDEKTHPEEWDFEGLSTAVTAQFGFRPEIPEAERPKVTPSDLADRVRTGAEAFYARKEAEYGADAIRYLERMFLLSTVDALWKDHLLSMDHLKEGIGLRGYAQKDPLKEYQREGYDLFADLISRIKEESLKRLFHVRVQREEEGAEMKERAPAPRPARVTLSRGDIKSAGKSTQRRQGVKIGRNDPCPCGSGKKYKKCCGASA from the coding sequence ATGTTCGGAAATTTCCTGAAAAAGATGTTCGGTACGCAGAACGAGCGGATCATCGACCGGATCCGCCCGATCGTCGACAGGGTGAACGCGCTCGAGTCCTCGGTGAGCCCTCTTTCGGACGACCGGCTCGCCGCGAAGATCGCCGAATTCCGACAGCGGGCCGAGAACGGCGAACCGCTCGACGACCTCCTCCCCGAGACGTTCGCCGTCGTCCGGGAGGCCGGGAAACGCTTCCTCCAGATGCGCCACTTCGACGTCCAGCTGATGGGCGGCGTCATTCTCCACGAGGGCCGGATCGCAGAGATGCGGACCGGCGAGGGGAAGACGCTCGTGGCCACCCTCCCGTTCGTCCTGAACGCCCTGACCGGGCGGGGCGTCCACCTCGTGACGGTGAACGACTACCTCGCACGGCGCGACGCCGACTGGATGGGAAAGCTCTACCGCGCCCTCGGGATGTCCGTGGGCGTCATCGTCCACGGGATGGACGACACGGAACGCCAGGCGGCCTACCGGTGCGACATCACCTACGGGACGAACAACGAGTACGGCTTCGACTACCTGCGGGACAACATGAAATTCCGCATCGAGGACATGGTTCAGCGGGACCTCCATTACGCGATCGTGGACGAGGTCGACTCGATCCTGATCGACGAGGCCCGGACGCCGCTCATCATCTCCGGGCCCGCGGAGGAATCCACCTCCTTCTATACGCGGGTGAACACCGTCATCCCGTTCCTCAAGAAGGACGCCGATTACACGGTCGACGAGAAGGCCCGCCAGGTCCTCCTCACCGAGGACGCGGGGATCCCCAAGCTCGAACGCCTCCTGTCGGTCGACAATCTCTACGACCAGGACAACATCGAGATCCTCCACCACGTGAACCAGGCGCTCAAGGCCCACATCCTTTTCCACCGGGACGTGGACTACATGGTGAAGGACGGCGAGGTCGTCATCGTCGATGAGTTCACCGGGCGGCTCATGCCGGGGCGGCGCTGGTCCGACGGTCTCCACCAGGCGGTGGAGGCCAAGGAAGGGGTCAAGATCGAGAACGAGAACCAGACGCTGGCGACCATCACCTTCCAGAACTACTTCCGCATGTTCGACAAGCTGGCCGGCATGACCGGGACCGCCGACACCGAGGCGGCCGAGTTCCAGCAGATCTACAATCTCGCCGTTACCATCGTGCCGACGAACCAGCCGATGGTCCGCCAGGACCTCTCCGACCAGATCTACCGGACGGAGAGGGAGAAGTTCCAGGCGGTCCTCGAGGAGGTCAAGGAGCTGCACGCGCAGGGGCGGCCGGTCCTGGTGGGCACCGTCTCGATCGAGAAATCCGAGAGGCTCTCCGGGCTGCTGACGCGCAACGGCGTCCCCCACAACGTTCTGAACGCCAAGCACCACGAACAGGAGGCGGCGATCATCGCCGAGGCGGGGCATGCCGGAAGGGTGACGATCGCCACCAACATGGCCGGCCGCGGCGTCGACATCAAGCTGGGGGAAGGGGTCGTCGGGAAGGGGGGGCTCCACATCATCGGGACGGAGCGCCACGAGTCTCGGCGGGTGGACAACCAGCTGCGCGGCCGTGCGGGACGTCAGGGCGACCCGGGTTCCTCGCGCTTCTACCTTTCGCTCGAGGACGACCTGCTCCGGATCTTCGGCTCCGACCGGATTGCGCCGATCATGGAGAAGCTGGGGATGGAGGAGGGGGAGCCGATCGAGCACCCGCTGATCAACCGCGCGGTCGAAAACGCCCAGAAGAAGGTCGAGGCGCACAACTTCGACATCCGGAAGCAACTCCTCGAATACGACGACGTGATGAACCTGCAGCGCAAGGTGATCTACGACATGCGTCGGGATGTTCTGGGAAGCGAGGACCTCCGGGAGATGGTGCTCGACTTCGCCGGGGAGGTCGCGGAGGATCTCGCCGGGCGGTTCTCGGACGAGAAAACGCACCCGGAGGAGTGGGATTTCGAGGGGCTTTCCACCGCCGTCACCGCGCAGTTCGGATTCCGGCCGGAAATCCCGGAGGCGGAGAGACCCAAGGTTACGCCGTCCGACCTCGCGGACCGGGTACGGACGGGGGCGGAGGCGTTCTACGCGAGGAAGGAAGCCGAGTACGGCGCCGACGCGATCCGGTACCTCGAGCGGATGTTCCTCCTCTCCACGGTCGACGCGTTGTGGAAGGATCACCTCCTGTCGATGGACCACCTCAAGGAGGGGATCGGCCTGCGCGGGTACGCCCAGAAGGACCCGCTCAAGGAGTACCAGAGGGAAGGGTACGATCTCTTCGCCGACCTGATCTCGCGGATCAAGGAGGAGTCCCTCAAGCGCCTGTTCCACGTCAGGGTGCAGCGCGAAGAGGAGGGGGCGGAAATGAAGGAACGGGCGCCCGCCCCGCGCCCGGCCCGGGTCACCCTCTCTCGCGGGGACATCAAGAGCGCCGGCAAGTCCACGCAGAGGCGCCAAGGCGTCAAGATCGGCCGGAACGACCCGTGCCCCTGCGGGTCGGGGAAGAAGTACAAGAAGTGCTGCGGCGCGAGCGCGTAG